The Erythrobacter aurantius genome includes a window with the following:
- a CDS encoding DUF1330 domain-containing protein, with protein sequence MTTYMIGTLSVKDWDWYREYRAITEPLIAEYGGTYLTKGGDPAALEGDQPCDAVVVVSFPDRATLQKWYDDPRYAPARALRQDSGVATSLWMVDGVPLTT encoded by the coding sequence ATGACAACATATATGATCGGCACGCTCTCCGTCAAAGACTGGGATTGGTATCGCGAATACCGTGCCATTACCGAACCGCTGATCGCCGAATATGGCGGCACCTATCTGACCAAGGGGGGAGATCCCGCGGCGCTGGAAGGTGATCAGCCTTGCGATGCGGTTGTTGTGGTTTCCTTTCCCGATCGCGCGACGCTTCAGAAATGGTATGATGATCCGCGCTATGCGCCTGCCCGAGCTCTGCGGCAGGACAGCGGCGTTGCGACCTCCTTGTGGATGGTAGACGGCGTGCCTCTGACGACCTGA
- a CDS encoding enoyl-CoA hydratase/isomerase family protein, with protein sequence MKYDSYENLKITKDDNILTITINRPEVRNAINEGLHKEFGRIFIDVDADEDVDVVVLSGSGSAFCAGGDLKWLLDMHGNVAATAVGIKRDRKIQHSILDLEKPIIAKVDGPAVGLGCSLALYCDFVYATERSIFADPHVSIGLVAGDGGAVMWPQLIGYARARKYLLTGDAIGAIEAASIGLITEVVAEEELDEKVAKMAARLAAGATHSIKWTKAAINAGLRVTADAIIDQAAAFENVTQLLDDHRIALEAFQRKEKPKFTGR encoded by the coding sequence ATGAAATACGACAGCTATGAGAACCTCAAGATCACCAAGGATGACAACATCCTGACGATCACAATTAACCGGCCTGAAGTCCGCAACGCCATCAACGAGGGCCTGCACAAGGAGTTCGGACGCATCTTCATCGATGTCGATGCCGATGAAGATGTCGATGTGGTCGTTTTGTCAGGTTCGGGCAGCGCATTCTGTGCTGGCGGCGACCTTAAATGGTTGCTCGACATGCACGGCAATGTCGCGGCCACCGCGGTCGGCATCAAACGTGATCGCAAGATCCAACACTCGATCCTCGACCTTGAAAAGCCGATTATCGCCAAAGTCGATGGGCCGGCGGTGGGCCTCGGCTGCTCGCTCGCGCTCTATTGCGACTTTGTCTATGCGACCGAGCGTTCGATCTTTGCCGATCCGCATGTGTCGATCGGCCTTGTTGCCGGTGACGGCGGCGCGGTCATGTGGCCGCAGCTAATCGGCTATGCGCGGGCGCGGAAATATCTTCTGACCGGCGATGCGATTGGTGCGATCGAGGCGGCGAGCATTGGCCTCATCACCGAGGTCGTTGCCGAAGAGGAACTCGATGAGAAGGTCGCCAAAATGGCAGCGCGCCTGGCTGCGGGTGCGACCCATTCGATCAAGTGGACCAAGGCCGCGATCAACGCCGGGCTGCGTGTGACCGCCGATGCGATCATCGATCAGGCTGCGGCGTTCGAGAATGTCACCCAGCTGCTCGACGACCACCGCATTGCGCTTGAGGCCTTCCAACGCAAGGAAAAGCCAAAGTTCACGGGGCGCTGA
- a CDS encoding enoyl-CoA hydratase-related protein: MKASQNLRSDGPVWASSPSGRRGRASMGNSNHNYVTMVVEGLAVDADEGTLIIALDRPDKRNAITYEMYEAINRMLETARDDEAVRAVVLTGKGSIFTAGHDVSGFARGLSMKPEEKPSFRFMQLLSTFPKPLIGAVNGDAIGIGATMLFHCDFVYLASTAKLKFPFMEMGLIPEFGTTFLGPQLFGHSTAMELVLIDGGCSAQEAVDLRIANSTHLPDDLIGHALGVGRTIASRSPEAVRETKRLMKEPHAHRSKGAIDAEAHAFHDLLQTDYVKAFLARRSGAK; this comes from the coding sequence GTGAAAGCGAGCCAAAACTTACGTTCTGACGGACCGGTTTGGGCTAGTTCTCCATCTGGCAGGAGAGGTAGGGCGTCGATGGGCAATTCAAATCATAACTATGTGACAATGGTGGTCGAAGGCCTGGCTGTGGACGCAGACGAGGGCACTTTGATCATTGCGCTGGATCGCCCGGATAAGCGCAATGCGATCACATATGAGATGTATGAAGCGATCAACCGCATGCTCGAAACGGCTCGCGATGACGAGGCCGTGCGCGCGGTAGTGCTTACGGGCAAAGGCTCGATCTTTACCGCGGGGCACGACGTCAGCGGTTTTGCACGCGGGCTTTCGATGAAGCCCGAAGAAAAGCCATCGTTTCGCTTCATGCAGCTACTGTCGACCTTCCCCAAGCCCCTGATTGGAGCGGTAAATGGAGATGCGATCGGCATCGGCGCAACGATGCTGTTCCATTGCGACTTCGTCTATCTTGCAAGCACTGCGAAACTCAAATTTCCCTTTATGGAAATGGGTCTGATCCCCGAGTTCGGAACGACATTCCTTGGTCCGCAGCTGTTTGGTCACAGCACGGCGATGGAGTTGGTTCTGATTGATGGCGGGTGTTCGGCACAGGAGGCTGTTGACCTGCGCATCGCAAATTCCACTCATCTGCCTGACGATTTGATCGGGCATGCTCTTGGCGTGGGTCGCACGATTGCCAGCCGCTCGCCGGAAGCCGTGCGCGAGACAAAGCGGCTGATGAAAGAGCCGCATGCGCACAGGTCAAAAGGCGCCATCGACGCTGAGGCTCACGCCTTTCACGATCTCCTACAGACCGATTATGTCAAAGCCTTTCTCGCGCGGCGCAGCGGCGCGAAATAG
- a CDS encoding AMP-binding protein, with protein sequence MNQPNPTLSEWIATDGERASCVRATTLGDVIAEAAGHWGDREAIVYRQQPAVEPVSWTFAELDRLSGQLAAALLAVGYRTGDRIAVWGPNHPEWVLLEYAIAKAGMVIVALNPLYRSAELAFALADSRAKGIFHADQVGDHGLAATIAEVSGDLPDLAYAHSFSSIWSELLAGDAGECVRVEVDPEQTFMIQYTSGTTGVPKAVRLSHRALLTTGYNSYRLWELGEQSRVCFGFPLFHVGGSGHSIPGACQTGATAFPLYIFKPSITLDILEAERCTTFIGVPTMLIAMLDDPSFASRDLSHLTAIIVGGAPVTLDLLQRCHEGFGAEVMNCYGQTETSGVTATTRLDDSDAKKTSTSGQPVVGVSVSIRDDGGHPVPHGALGELHYRGPGGMIGYGSGEGDPAVGQGWIASGDLARMDADGFVALDGRKKEMIIRGGENLSPLEIETYMKTHPAIGDVAVIGVPDPKYGEVACAVVRLRPGASPDAQEIRGWCAERISRWKVPEYVEFVDDFPMTPSGKIQKYILQKDMIERLQLAADE encoded by the coding sequence GTGAACCAGCCCAATCCCACCCTATCGGAATGGATCGCTACAGATGGCGAGCGTGCAAGCTGCGTCCGCGCGACCACGCTCGGCGATGTCATTGCCGAAGCAGCGGGGCATTGGGGCGACCGCGAGGCCATCGTCTACCGCCAGCAGCCAGCGGTAGAGCCTGTATCCTGGACCTTTGCCGAACTTGATCGATTGTCGGGGCAACTTGCGGCGGCCTTGCTGGCGGTGGGCTATCGCACCGGAGACCGGATCGCGGTGTGGGGGCCCAATCACCCCGAATGGGTGCTGCTCGAATATGCCATTGCCAAGGCGGGCATGGTGATCGTCGCGCTCAACCCGCTCTATCGATCTGCCGAGCTGGCCTTTGCGCTTGCAGATTCGCGCGCGAAAGGCATCTTCCACGCCGATCAGGTTGGCGATCATGGGCTTGCCGCAACAATTGCCGAGGTCAGCGGTGACCTGCCTGACCTTGCCTACGCGCACAGCTTCTCAAGTATATGGAGTGAGCTTCTGGCAGGTGATGCTGGCGAATGCGTCCGCGTTGAAGTCGACCCCGAACAGACCTTCATGATCCAATATACCTCGGGCACCACTGGCGTCCCCAAGGCGGTTCGGCTGTCGCACCGTGCGCTGTTGACCACAGGCTACAATTCCTATCGCCTGTGGGAACTGGGCGAGCAAAGCCGCGTGTGCTTTGGCTTCCCGCTGTTTCACGTCGGCGGCTCGGGACACTCGATACCCGGCGCGTGCCAGACCGGCGCAACAGCCTTTCCGCTCTACATTTTCAAGCCTTCGATCACGCTCGACATTCTCGAGGCTGAGCGCTGCACGACCTTCATAGGCGTGCCGACCATGCTGATCGCAATGCTCGACGATCCCAGCTTCGCGTCGCGCGATCTCTCGCATCTCACCGCGATCATCGTCGGCGGCGCACCGGTAACGCTCGACCTGCTTCAGCGCTGCCACGAGGGTTTCGGTGCCGAGGTCATGAACTGCTACGGCCAGACCGAAACGAGCGGCGTGACGGCCACCACCCGGCTTGACGACAGCGACGCAAAGAAAACCAGCACCAGCGGCCAGCCAGTGGTCGGTGTGAGTGTTTCCATTCGCGACGATGGGGGCCACCCGGTCCCGCACGGCGCGTTGGGCGAGCTCCACTATCGCGGACCTGGCGGCATGATCGGCTATGGCAGCGGTGAAGGGGATCCTGCGGTCGGCCAAGGCTGGATCGCATCGGGCGACCTTGCCCGGATGGACGCAGACGGCTTCGTCGCGCTCGACGGGCGCAAGAAGGAAATGATCATCCGCGGAGGCGAGAACCTCTCTCCGCTTGAGATCGAAACCTACATGAAAACCCATCCCGCCATAGGCGATGTTGCGGTGATTGGCGTGCCGGATCCAAAATATGGCGAAGTCGCCTGCGCAGTGGTCCGCTTGCGCCCCGGAGCAAGTCCGGATGCACAGGAAATCAGGGGGTGGTGCGCTGAACGCATCTCGCGCTGGAAAGTCCCCGAATACGTCGAATTCGTGGACGACTTTCCAATGACCCCATCAGGCAAGATTCAGAAATACATCCTCCAAAAGGACATGATCGAGCGGCTGCAACTGGCCGCAGACGAGTAA
- a CDS encoding acyl-CoA dehydrogenase family protein, protein MSDYADMLKQSVGGLFGELAHADAHDSRAWQSIEELGIPSLFLAETDGGMAGSWRDAEIVFRLAGYHALACPVGETMIARLLLAQAGGAKDDGCPAEPNWWQDDRLDQERAFTCLAFLRTAQLAGALSACLEMCVRYAQERSQFGRELRKFQAIQHQIAILAEEAAAAAAASASAAAALDRSDGQFEVACAKLRANQAVGEAVLIAHQIHGAIGITEELGLHRFTDKLWRWRGDFGNDRHWAQWLGARVLHCERETPWQLLTDGRMT, encoded by the coding sequence ATGAGCGACTATGCAGATATGCTCAAACAGAGCGTCGGTGGGCTGTTCGGTGAACTGGCGCACGCTGATGCACACGATAGCCGTGCCTGGCAGAGTATCGAGGAGTTGGGCATTCCGTCGCTGTTTCTGGCCGAGACCGATGGTGGCATGGCGGGGAGCTGGCGTGATGCGGAAATCGTCTTTCGGCTTGCAGGCTATCATGCGCTTGCCTGCCCTGTGGGCGAGACAATGATAGCCCGCCTGCTGCTAGCCCAAGCCGGAGGTGCTAAAGATGACGGCTGTCCGGCCGAACCGAATTGGTGGCAGGATGATCGCCTTGATCAGGAAAGGGCATTCACTTGCCTCGCCTTCCTGCGCACTGCCCAGCTCGCAGGCGCGCTTTCTGCCTGTCTCGAAATGTGCGTGCGATACGCGCAGGAGCGTTCGCAATTCGGGCGCGAACTGCGCAAGTTTCAGGCGATCCAGCATCAGATCGCGATCTTGGCTGAAGAAGCAGCAGCAGCGGCTGCGGCCTCGGCATCTGCGGCCGCAGCGCTCGATCGCTCTGACGGTCAGTTTGAGGTCGCTTGTGCAAAATTGCGAGCTAACCAAGCCGTCGGCGAAGCAGTACTCATCGCGCACCAGATTCACGGTGCAATCGGCATAACAGAGGAATTGGGCCTCCACCGTTTCACTGACAAGCTGTGGAGATGGCGCGGTGACTTTGGAAATGACCGCCATTGGGCCCAATGGTTGGGCGCGCGCGTGCTCCATTGCGAGCGAGAAACGCCATGGCAGCTACTCACAGATGGGCGAATGACATGA
- a CDS encoding TonB-dependent receptor, producing MRLRATLLYTTAIFGAASVAAPSLAQVADDPAVDAEQTDGDERSGGIPTIVVTAQKREQSVQDVPISLQVVTGESLQNMQIAGVEDLAGSLPNVFVTKDTVSSNVYIRGVGSGSNAGFEQAVATFVDGVYHGRSRYTQSAFVDVERVEVLRGPQSIYFGNNAIGGAFSVVTRTPSLSNWEGSIQASYEFEGNEPAVEAGVGGPLIEDKLGIRVAGRYSDLDGFITNGVIGQDNPNVEDKFIRGTMVAEFGDAWQATFKAEYGKQDSIAPLAVQLTNCPPEPPFNAAATFSCGFALATGQETELDYNRSANPGEFGDIEAQEYVFTLEKDNLNGPGIVFQAAISKYDFFLAADTDGVAADFFSFNTFESVNQKTLETRFTSPRDFPVEVIFGGYYLDTGTTINTTLNFPFATVLLAGPLAPLAPFAPLAGDISLDQQEEAMSLFGSVTVPLGETFSVTGGLRYTHSRKQGLQSATNATANDPFGLTVTPLPAALQPVAAFLTGFNTHTTLGIVEDDAFLPSVSVQFEPTDDLTLYAKFSEGFKAGGLDAVELTGIADRLTFEPETVDSYEIGLKAFLFDRNLSFNIAAFRSDYSDLQQSVAQFTATSAFITIANVGGLRTQGIETGLVWQITDNLQFGADVAYLDAAYQDYANAGCTALQALQAQNAGQVGCSQNLTGEAPPFAPSYSGNIRLGYETPIGDSLKLTVDGAMNFSGGYHVIADRDPNTFQSAWEKFDLRVGIGDYDDRWGVAFVGRNLGNTLVVGSANDVVASAGSYTQQVQRGRTLAIQANFKFK from the coding sequence ATGCGTTTGCGTGCAACGCTTCTTTACACGACTGCGATTTTCGGTGCCGCGAGCGTTGCTGCTCCGTCCTTGGCACAGGTGGCTGATGATCCTGCTGTCGATGCCGAGCAGACTGATGGCGACGAACGCTCCGGCGGAATTCCGACTATCGTGGTGACCGCGCAAAAGCGTGAGCAATCGGTGCAGGACGTGCCGATTTCACTGCAGGTCGTCACCGGCGAAAGCCTCCAGAACATGCAGATAGCGGGTGTCGAGGATCTCGCCGGATCGCTCCCGAACGTGTTCGTGACCAAGGACACCGTGTCGAGCAACGTCTACATTCGCGGTGTCGGGTCGGGGTCGAACGCGGGCTTTGAGCAGGCGGTCGCGACCTTCGTCGACGGGGTCTATCATGGCCGTTCGCGCTACACCCAGTCGGCCTTTGTCGATGTCGAACGGGTCGAGGTCCTGCGCGGGCCGCAGTCGATCTATTTCGGCAACAACGCCATCGGCGGTGCATTCAGTGTCGTTACCCGCACGCCAAGTCTGAGCAACTGGGAAGGCAGTATCCAGGCGTCCTACGAATTCGAGGGCAATGAGCCGGCGGTCGAAGCCGGAGTGGGCGGACCGTTGATCGAGGACAAGCTCGGGATTCGGGTCGCGGGGCGTTATTCGGACCTCGACGGCTTCATCACCAACGGCGTCATCGGACAGGACAATCCGAACGTCGAAGACAAGTTCATTCGCGGCACTATGGTAGCGGAATTCGGCGATGCTTGGCAGGCCACGTTCAAAGCCGAATATGGCAAGCAGGACTCGATCGCGCCGCTTGCTGTCCAGCTCACCAATTGTCCGCCTGAGCCGCCGTTCAACGCGGCGGCGACCTTCTCTTGCGGATTTGCGCTGGCAACGGGTCAGGAAACTGAGCTCGACTACAACCGTTCGGCCAACCCGGGCGAGTTTGGCGATATCGAGGCGCAGGAATATGTCTTCACGCTCGAGAAGGACAACCTCAATGGCCCCGGAATCGTGTTCCAGGCCGCCATTTCGAAGTACGACTTCTTTCTGGCAGCCGATACCGATGGCGTAGCGGCCGATTTCTTCAGCTTCAATACCTTCGAGAGCGTGAACCAGAAGACGCTCGAAACGCGGTTTACCTCTCCGCGGGACTTCCCGGTCGAGGTTATCTTCGGCGGCTACTATCTGGACACCGGCACAACTATCAACACGACGCTGAACTTCCCGTTCGCAACCGTGCTGCTGGCAGGCCCGCTCGCCCCGCTTGCGCCGTTCGCGCCGCTCGCAGGTGACATTTCGCTCGACCAGCAGGAAGAGGCAATGTCGTTGTTCGGATCGGTGACGGTGCCGCTTGGCGAGACATTCTCGGTCACGGGCGGGCTACGCTACACCCATTCGCGCAAGCAGGGTCTTCAGTCGGCCACCAATGCGACCGCGAACGACCCGTTCGGCCTCACGGTCACTCCATTGCCCGCAGCGCTCCAGCCGGTCGCGGCATTCCTGACCGGTTTCAACACCCACACCACGCTCGGGATTGTTGAAGACGATGCCTTTTTGCCGTCGGTCTCTGTGCAGTTCGAGCCGACCGATGACCTGACGCTCTACGCCAAATTTTCCGAAGGCTTTAAAGCGGGTGGTCTGGACGCTGTCGAATTGACAGGCATTGCTGATCGTCTGACTTTCGAGCCCGAAACGGTCGACAGCTACGAAATCGGTCTCAAGGCTTTCCTCTTCGACCGCAACTTGTCCTTCAATATCGCGGCGTTCCGCAGCGACTATTCGGATCTTCAGCAGAGCGTTGCGCAGTTTACAGCGACTTCGGCTTTCATCACGATTGCCAATGTTGGCGGGTTACGCACGCAGGGGATCGAGACCGGTCTCGTGTGGCAGATCACCGACAATCTTCAGTTCGGTGCTGACGTCGCCTATCTCGATGCGGCTTATCAAGACTATGCCAACGCCGGGTGCACCGCGCTGCAGGCCTTACAAGCGCAGAACGCGGGGCAGGTCGGCTGCTCGCAGAACCTGACCGGCGAAGCGCCTCCGTTCGCGCCGTCCTATTCGGGCAATATCCGGCTGGGCTACGAAACTCCGATCGGAGACTCGCTCAAGCTCACGGTTGACGGGGCCATGAACTTCTCAGGCGGTTATCACGTCATTGCCGACCGCGATCCGAACACCTTCCAGTCAGCTTGGGAGAAGTTCGACCTGCGCGTTGGGATCGGCGACTATGATGATCGCTGGGGCGTGGCCTTTGTGGGGCGTAACCTCGGCAACACGCTGGTGGTCGGATCAGCCAACGACGTGGTCGCGTCGGCCGGCTCTTACACCCAGCAGGTGCAGCGCGGCCGCACGCTCGCGATCCAGGCGAATTTCAAGTTCAAGTAA
- a CDS encoding acyl-CoA dehydrogenase family protein produces MREFNLAPIELPPESETLRAEVRDFLDQEMRSYTVVERARTWFGFDPAFSRKLGERGWIGMTWPAQWGGHERPDSDRYVVIEEMLAAGAPVGAHWIADRQSGPLILTYGSEEAKQAFLPGIAKGELFFCIGMSEPNAGSDLAAITTRATRCDGGWRVNGSKLWTTGVMHAHQMIALVRTDQKAEVRHAGMSQLIIDLNANGLTRRPIVDHQGESHFGEVHFDNVFVPDSMLVGEAGNGWAQVNAELALERSGPERYLSSYRVFEELVAAYRDTGDSQIEPLVGELTARFWTLRQMSLAVADGVARGHNPVAEAAIVKDLGAKLEQDIPLLAQATIGGRVSQPASLIATIEYLLRFSPIFSLRGGTREILRGIIAREIGLR; encoded by the coding sequence ATGCGTGAATTCAATCTGGCACCGATAGAGCTGCCACCCGAAAGCGAGACCCTGCGCGCCGAGGTTCGTGACTTTCTGGATCAAGAAATGCGATCCTACACTGTGGTCGAGCGCGCCCGCACGTGGTTTGGCTTTGATCCTGCATTCAGCCGCAAGTTGGGTGAGCGCGGGTGGATCGGGATGACCTGGCCGGCCCAATGGGGTGGGCACGAACGACCCGACAGCGACCGCTATGTCGTGATCGAGGAAATGCTGGCTGCCGGCGCTCCGGTCGGCGCGCATTGGATCGCAGACCGGCAGAGCGGGCCCCTGATCCTCACCTATGGAAGCGAGGAGGCAAAACAAGCCTTCCTTCCCGGTATCGCGAAAGGCGAGCTTTTTTTCTGCATCGGGATGAGCGAGCCCAATGCAGGATCAGATCTTGCTGCAATCACGACCCGCGCAACGCGCTGTGACGGCGGCTGGCGGGTCAACGGGTCGAAGCTTTGGACAACCGGGGTAATGCACGCGCATCAGATGATCGCGCTTGTGCGGACCGATCAGAAGGCCGAAGTCCGGCACGCGGGGATGTCGCAGCTTATCATCGACCTCAACGCAAACGGTCTTACCCGGCGTCCCATCGTCGACCATCAGGGCGAAAGCCATTTCGGCGAGGTGCATTTTGACAATGTGTTTGTCCCGGATTCGATGCTTGTCGGTGAGGCTGGCAATGGCTGGGCACAGGTCAATGCTGAACTCGCGCTTGAACGCAGCGGCCCGGAGCGCTACCTCAGCAGCTATCGCGTGTTTGAGGAGCTGGTCGCGGCCTATCGCGATACCGGCGACAGCCAGATCGAGCCACTTGTAGGGGAACTGACGGCCCGCTTTTGGACTTTGCGACAAATGTCACTTGCGGTCGCTGATGGTGTTGCGCGCGGACACAATCCGGTGGCCGAGGCCGCGATCGTCAAGGATCTGGGGGCAAAGCTCGAGCAAGACATCCCACTGTTGGCGCAGGCGACAATCGGCGGACGCGTCTCGCAACCAGCTTCGCTCATCGCAACCATCGAATACCTGCTGCGCTTCTCGCCGATCTTTTCGTTGAGGGGAGGGACCAGAGAAATTCTGCGCGGCATTATCGCCAGAGAGATTGGACTGCGATGA
- a CDS encoding acyl-CoA dehydrogenase family protein: MAPDYGSDQRVSLLQEPEQTQIIRDTLSRFIEREMPLEDVRRWDRDNHFPAEVHAKLAGLGLMGLTVPEEYGGAGRDIHATVVAIEMLCARSMAVGGPYIQSACYAGLNLAEVASERQKRELLPRVVEDGMIFAYGISEPDVGADVSAVRSTGKLVGDKVIINGAKRFCSAAKIADYIYTLVRTGPVEDRHKNLTLVLVPTDAEGIVFEAQDALGLKGTGTYDVSFSDVAVPMENIVGEEAGWNNAWKMLLGPGLDIEKLEVAAMALGIASAAVDEAWTYAEEREQFGQPISAFQSIRHMLADAKTKLHACRVMTYQAAHQLDAGINASLETSMAKLFVCDTAKDIVLSCQQILGAYGYIKEFDMERHVRDILVMPILGGSSAIQKNNICSMLKLRKA, translated from the coding sequence ATGGCGCCGGACTATGGGAGCGACCAGCGCGTGAGCCTTTTGCAGGAACCCGAGCAAACACAGATTATTCGCGACACGCTTTCCCGCTTCATTGAGCGCGAGATGCCGCTTGAAGACGTGCGGCGCTGGGACCGCGACAATCACTTTCCGGCAGAAGTCCACGCCAAGCTGGCCGGGCTAGGCCTGATGGGGCTCACAGTGCCCGAAGAATATGGCGGTGCAGGACGCGATATTCACGCGACCGTTGTAGCAATCGAAATGCTCTGCGCGCGGAGCATGGCGGTGGGCGGACCATATATCCAGTCCGCCTGCTATGCTGGGCTCAACCTTGCCGAAGTCGCGAGCGAGCGACAAAAGCGCGAGCTGCTCCCTCGCGTTGTCGAGGACGGAATGATCTTCGCCTATGGCATCAGCGAGCCCGATGTCGGTGCCGATGTTTCAGCGGTGCGCTCGACCGGCAAGCTGGTCGGTGACAAGGTGATCATCAATGGCGCGAAGCGATTTTGCTCGGCCGCCAAGATCGCCGATTATATCTACACTCTGGTGCGCACCGGCCCGGTCGAGGACCGGCACAAGAACCTCACCTTAGTCCTTGTGCCAACCGATGCAGAAGGCATCGTGTTCGAGGCGCAGGATGCGCTTGGCCTCAAGGGGACCGGAACCTACGACGTCAGCTTTTCAGATGTCGCAGTGCCGATGGAGAACATCGTCGGCGAGGAAGCAGGCTGGAACAATGCCTGGAAGATGTTGCTCGGCCCCGGTCTCGACATCGAAAAGCTGGAGGTCGCTGCCATGGCGCTTGGCATTGCTTCGGCCGCAGTCGATGAGGCCTGGACTTATGCCGAGGAGCGCGAGCAGTTCGGCCAGCCGATCTCGGCGTTTCAGTCGATCCGCCACATGCTCGCCGACGCCAAGACAAAGCTGCATGCGTGCCGTGTGATGACCTATCAGGCTGCGCATCAACTCGACGCAGGTATCAACGCCTCGCTCGAAACCTCGATGGCCAAGCTGTTCGTCTGCGATACCGCCAAGGACATCGTGCTGAGCTGCCAGCAAATCCTCGGCGCCTATGGCTATATCAAGGAGTTCGACATGGAACGCCACGTGCGCGACATCCTCGTGATGCCGATCCTCGGTGGATCATCCGCGATCCAGAAGAACAATATCTGCAGCATGTTAAAGCTGCGCAAAGCTTAG
- a CDS encoding enoyl-CoA hydratase-related protein, translating into MSDLPGLVDSQLSLHEGIALLKFNRHDVRNELTGTAIAREIVAVCEWANRNSQVGVLVLTGNGTAFSAGGNIHDMHQRKGMFGGTPSEIQNDYRRGIQRMAIAMNSLEVPVIAAVNGAAIGAGFDLACMCDIRLGSVHAKMGETFVNLGIIPGDGGAWFLPRVVGAQRAAELTFSGRIVEADEAQAIGLLLGVYSADELLPSALQMAEGFAKKPREALRIAKRIMRSGQRMNLPDFLDYCASLQSICHTTLEHAEAVRTMVDKVR; encoded by the coding sequence ATGAGCGATTTACCGGGTTTGGTCGATTCCCAATTGTCCCTGCATGAAGGGATCGCGCTGTTGAAGTTCAACCGACACGACGTGCGAAACGAGCTGACCGGCACCGCAATTGCTCGGGAGATTGTCGCTGTATGCGAATGGGCGAACCGGAATTCTCAGGTGGGCGTGCTCGTCCTCACCGGGAATGGGACCGCATTCTCCGCAGGGGGGAACATTCATGACATGCACCAGCGCAAGGGCATGTTTGGAGGTACACCCAGCGAGATTCAAAACGACTACAGGCGGGGCATTCAGCGCATGGCCATAGCCATGAACTCACTCGAAGTGCCAGTCATTGCAGCGGTGAATGGTGCGGCAATCGGCGCGGGGTTCGATCTTGCGTGTATGTGCGATATTCGACTGGGTTCGGTCCACGCGAAGATGGGTGAAACTTTCGTCAATCTTGGCATCATTCCAGGCGACGGCGGTGCGTGGTTTTTGCCCCGAGTAGTCGGTGCACAGCGCGCGGCTGAGCTCACATTCTCCGGTCGGATCGTAGAGGCAGACGAAGCGCAAGCAATAGGATTGCTGCTCGGAGTGTACTCGGCAGACGAGCTGCTTCCGTCAGCCCTGCAGATGGCAGAAGGGTTTGCCAAAAAACCTCGCGAAGCCTTGCGAATAGCCAAACGGATCATGCGTTCGGGACAGCGCATGAACCTTCCAGACTTCCTTGACTATTGCGCCAGCCTGCAAAGCATATGTCACACGACTTTGGAGCACGCTGAAGCGGTTCGGACGATGGTTGATAAGGTCCGTTGA
- a CDS encoding TetR/AcrR family transcriptional regulator: MASQSKAVDDVTRRKSPKQQRALATAEAIVQATQQIIVKDGYKAATTNRIAETAGVSVGSLYQYFPNKQAIVRTLIEETVTNAAVRVRGMLRDLMDVPLEPALRQIMTVLVEVYKENDFVLFRILDEVPELKDYTQNLAIEIHTHSTNLAFLEQHQHELKVQDLKTSLLLIERATIHSIECYLDKNPTNITEQQFIDELTRMALNYLSK, translated from the coding sequence ATGGCAAGCCAATCGAAAGCCGTCGACGACGTTACGCGACGCAAGAGCCCCAAGCAGCAAAGGGCGCTCGCTACTGCGGAAGCGATTGTGCAGGCGACTCAGCAGATCATCGTCAAGGACGGCTACAAGGCCGCCACCACCAATCGCATCGCCGAAACCGCTGGGGTGAGCGTGGGCTCGCTTTACCAATATTTCCCCAACAAGCAGGCGATTGTTCGCACATTGATCGAAGAGACGGTGACCAATGCCGCAGTGCGTGTGCGCGGCATGTTGAGGGACCTGATGGACGTCCCGCTTGAACCTGCCCTGCGACAGATCATGACTGTGCTGGTCGAGGTCTATAAGGAAAACGACTTCGTCTTGTTCCGCATCCTCGACGAGGTGCCAGAGCTGAAGGATTACACGCAGAATCTGGCGATCGAGATCCACACGCATTCGACCAATCTGGCGTTCCTTGAACAGCATCAGCATGAACTGAAAGTGCAGGACCTCAAGACCTCGCTGCTGCTGATCGAGCGGGCGACCATCCACAGCATCGAGTGCTATCTCGACAAGAACCCGACCAATATCACCGAGCAGCAGTTCATCGACGAACTGACCCGCATGGCGCTTAACTATTTGTCGAAGTGA